The Vicinamibacteria bacterium genome includes a region encoding these proteins:
- a CDS encoding M20/M25/M40 family metallo-hydrolase codes for GTVDDKDNLVAALMVMLELKRLGVRLDRDVIFLAEAGEEGSTRVGIQFMVNEHFDAIDAEFCYAEGGRVMRVGGEVRYAAVQTLEKIPYAVELTARGVAGHGSVPLKTNSVAHLAKAVAAIADWRSPVRLNETTSMYFERLASISPPEEAARYRAVLDPETAREADEYFLEHEPHHASMLRTSTSPNIIDAGYRINVIPSEARATVDTRALPDEDIQAFLEEIRKVVDDPAVEVSLGQRDTRPKGQEPRLDSDAFVAIEAAVTKHYDAITLPSMSTGATDMAYLRAKGMQCYGVGPAIDVEDGPKGFGAHSDQERILESELYRFVRFHWDIVMDLAAAK; via the coding sequence GGCACGGTGGACGACAAGGACAACCTCGTCGCGGCCCTGATGGTGATGCTCGAGCTGAAGCGGCTCGGCGTCCGGCTCGATCGCGACGTCATTTTTCTCGCGGAGGCAGGCGAGGAAGGCTCGACCCGCGTCGGGATCCAGTTCATGGTGAACGAGCACTTCGACGCGATCGACGCCGAGTTCTGCTACGCCGAGGGCGGTCGCGTGATGCGGGTCGGGGGCGAGGTGCGTTATGCCGCGGTGCAGACGCTCGAGAAGATTCCGTATGCCGTCGAGCTGACCGCACGGGGTGTCGCCGGCCATGGGTCTGTTCCCCTCAAGACCAACTCCGTCGCACACCTCGCCAAGGCCGTGGCCGCCATCGCCGACTGGCGATCTCCCGTGCGGCTCAACGAGACGACGAGCATGTACTTCGAGCGGCTGGCATCCATTTCCCCTCCGGAAGAGGCCGCGCGCTACCGTGCCGTCCTCGATCCCGAAACGGCCCGGGAGGCCGACGAGTATTTCCTCGAGCACGAGCCGCACCATGCCTCCATGCTCCGCACCTCGACCTCGCCCAACATCATCGACGCCGGTTACCGCATCAACGTCATTCCGTCGGAGGCGAGAGCCACCGTGGACACGCGGGCGCTGCCCGACGAGGATATCCAGGCATTTCTCGAGGAGATTCGCAAGGTGGTCGACGATCCGGCGGTCGAGGTGAGTCTGGGACAGCGCGACACGAGGCCGAAGGGGCAGGAGCCGCGTCTCGACTCGGACGCATTCGTGGCGATCGAGGCCGCCGTCACGAAACATTACGACGCCATCACGCTTCCCTCGATGAGCACCGGGGCGACCGACATGGCCTATCTACGGGCGAAAGGTATGCAGTGCTACGGCGTGGGCCCGGCGATCGACGTCGAGGACGGGCCCAAGGGCTTTGGCGCGCACAGCGACCAGGAGCGAATCCTCGAAAGCGAGCTCTACCGCTTCGTCCGCTTCCACTGGGACATCGTCATGGATCTTGCCGCGGCAAAATAG